One genomic window of Quercus lobata isolate SW786 chromosome 9, ValleyOak3.0 Primary Assembly, whole genome shotgun sequence includes the following:
- the LOC115959335 gene encoding agamous-like MADS-box protein MADS9, with product MGRGKIEIKRIENPNNRHVTYSKRRSGIIKKAKEITVLCDAEVSLVIFGTNGKMHEYCSPSTTLIDIMDKYHSKSGKRLWDAKHENLSNEIDRIKKENDNMQVELRHLKGEDITSLGPKELILLEEALDNGLSSIRGKQMEYLDIATKNTEMLEEENKHLTLVLHQQEMAMEANRDMNDEYQQRVREYNSQMSFAFRVQPIQPNLQERM from the exons ATGGGGAGAGGCAAGATTGAGATCAAGAGGATTGAGAACCCAAACAACAGGCACGTGACCTATTCAAAGAGAAGAAGTGGGATCATAAAGAAGGCTAAGGAGATCACTGTTCTATGTGATGCTGAAGTTTCCCTTGTTATCTTTGGTACCAATGGAAAGATGCATGAATACTGTAGCCCTTCAACTAC GTTGATTGACATCATGGACAAGTACCACAGCAAGTCTGGTAAGAGGTTGTGGGATGCTAAACATGAG AACCTCAGCAATGAAATTGATAGAATCAAGAAAGAGAACGACAATATGCAGGTTGAGCTCAG GCACTTGAAGGGAGAGGATATCACATCTCTGGGCCCAAAAGAGCTTATTCTCTTAGAGGAAGCCCTTGATAATGGGCTCTCAAGTATCCGAGGAAAGCAG atGGAGTACTTGGATATTGCTACAAAAAAT ACCGAGATGTTGGAGGAGGAGAATAAGCACCTTACCCTCGTTCTG CACCAACAGGAGATGGCCATGGAAGCAAACAGGGACATGAATGATGAGTACCAGCAGAGAGTGAGAGAGTACAACTCTCAAATGTCGTTTGCCTTCCGTGTGCAGCCTATTCAGCCAAATCTACAAGAGAGAATGTAA